The following are encoded together in the Streptomyces tsukubensis genome:
- a CDS encoding sensor histidine kinase, which translates to MAVRLPRPPRDDVLIAVGGLLGGLLVWAVGLEFQGGRYLGGAWVLVPLTVTAVAELGRRTLPRTAALVGTVMLIADQFTQGSLATYVMFSDLMYAVTLYGSAATARRMPALTGLVSVMSALGFLAWLRDAQGLLLGALIALLSFAPACTAVMLRDHREEAVTARLRAEQTALLAEMDRAQAVAAERARMARELHDMVAGHLSAIAIHSTAALSLDDPGTSREALGVIRENSVDGLAEMRRLIGLLRDPAADQHPAAVPRLEELGALVAHAAEAGGGADGLTFTLADSRPSGDVLPTPVELAAYRIVQESLTNSLKHASPGPVTVTLARGARALTIRVTSVHGDVRTGPRAPGSGAGLIGMRERVELLGGTFEAGPVPGAGQGRPVPGAGQGRPVRGPGQGGAPALWRVLATLPVEGSPRPAPEGDHR; encoded by the coding sequence ATGGCCGTGCGACTCCCCCGCCCACCCCGCGACGACGTGCTGATCGCCGTCGGGGGGTTGCTCGGCGGGCTGCTGGTGTGGGCGGTGGGCCTGGAGTTCCAGGGCGGCAGGTACCTGGGGGGCGCGTGGGTGCTCGTGCCGTTGACGGTCACGGCCGTGGCGGAACTGGGCCGGCGTACGCTGCCGCGCACGGCGGCGCTGGTGGGTACGGTCATGCTGATCGCCGACCAGTTCACCCAGGGCAGCCTCGCGACCTACGTGATGTTCAGCGACCTGATGTACGCCGTCACGCTCTACGGGAGCGCGGCGACCGCCCGCAGGATGCCGGCGCTGACCGGGCTGGTCTCCGTCATGTCGGCCCTCGGCTTTCTGGCCTGGCTGCGCGATGCCCAGGGGCTCCTCCTCGGCGCCCTCATCGCTCTCCTCAGCTTCGCCCCTGCCTGCACCGCCGTGATGCTCCGCGACCACCGCGAGGAAGCGGTCACCGCCCGGCTGCGGGCCGAACAGACCGCGCTGCTCGCGGAGATGGACCGCGCCCAGGCGGTGGCGGCGGAACGGGCCAGGATGGCGCGCGAGTTGCACGACATGGTGGCGGGCCACCTCTCCGCCATCGCCATCCACTCCACCGCGGCGCTCTCCCTTGACGATCCGGGCACCTCACGGGAGGCGCTGGGGGTGATCCGCGAGAACAGCGTCGACGGCCTGGCCGAGATGCGCAGGCTCATCGGACTGCTCCGTGACCCGGCCGCCGATCAGCACCCGGCGGCGGTCCCCAGGCTCGAAGAGCTGGGCGCGCTCGTCGCCCACGCCGCCGAGGCGGGGGGCGGTGCGGACGGCCTGACGTTCACCCTCGCCGACAGCCGCCCCTCGGGGGACGTGCTGCCCACACCGGTCGAGCTGGCGGCCTACCGCATCGTGCAGGAATCCCTCACCAACTCCCTGAAACACGCCTCCCCCGGCCCCGTGACGGTCACGCTGGCCCGTGGCGCCCGCGCGCTCACCATCAGGGTCACCAGCGTCCACGGCGACGTCCGCACCGGCCCTCGGGCGCCGGGTTCCGGTGCGGGTCTGATCGGCATGCGCGAGCGCGTCGAGCTCCTCGGCGGCACCTTCGAGGCGGGGCCCGTGCCGGGCGCAGGACAGGGGAGGCCTGTGCCGGGCGCAGGACAAGGGAGGCCCGTACGGGGCCCGGGACAAGGCGGGGCTCCGGCGCTGTGGCGGGTCCTCGCGACGCTCCCCGTCGAGGGATCACCCCGCCCCGCCCCCGAAGGAGACCACCGATGA